The following are from one region of the Salirhabdus salicampi genome:
- the ribH gene encoding 6,7-dimethyl-8-ribityllumazine synthase produces MGKQFEGSLVGTGLRVGIVAGRFNDFITGKLLEGATGALKRHGVNEEHVDVAWVPGAFEIPLIAQKMAESGNYDAVITLGAVIRGSTPHFDYVCNEAAKGVSAASLKTGKPVIFGVLTTDTIEQAIERAGTKAGNKGAEAAVSAIEMAQLVKEFE; encoded by the coding sequence ATGGGTAAACAATTTGAAGGAAGCCTAGTAGGAACAGGACTACGTGTAGGAATCGTAGCAGGTAGATTTAATGACTTTATTACAGGAAAATTATTAGAGGGTGCAACTGGGGCTTTAAAACGGCACGGAGTAAATGAGGAACACGTTGATGTTGCATGGGTTCCGGGAGCATTTGAAATCCCATTAATTGCACAAAAGATGGCTGAATCCGGTAATTACGATGCTGTCATAACGCTAGGTGCTGTTATTCGAGGTTCTACTCCCCACTTTGATTACGTATGTAATGAAGCCGCAAAAGGTGTATCAGCTGCTTCACTAAAAACAGGCAAACCAGTCATTTTTGGTGTATTAACAACGGATACGATTGAACAAGCAATTGAACGTGCGGGAACTAAAGCGGGTAATAAAGGTGCAGAAGCGGCAGTTTCAGCGATTGAGATGGCACAGCTTGTTAAAGAGTTTGAATAA